A DNA window from Cognatiyoonia koreensis contains the following coding sequences:
- a CDS encoding glycosyltransferase, which yields MPERSDQPQKVAIVHYWLVSMRGGEKVLEEICKLFPDADIFTHVVDRQRISDTILSHKITETFIGRLPFAKRLYQKYLPFMPRALESIDLSGYDLVISAEAGPAKGVICDPDALHVCYCHSPMRYLWDQYHIYKNQSGILTRTFLSLLAPRLRLWDAVAANRVDLFIANSAFVARRIKKTWRRDATVIHPPVDFQAFARNDDLESDDFYLCAGELVSYKRPDLIVDAFNKSGRRLVVIGEGGAEKMLRAKAASNVTFLGRVDSQTLKDHYARCKALVFAGVEDFGIVPLEVMSSGRPVIAYAKGGATETVIDGKTGVLFDKQTVDAVNDAISRAETIDFDPKIIAEHAKRFDGPIFQSALRNFIERAWSAHRAKISR from the coding sequence ATGCCTGAACGTTCTGATCAGCCGCAGAAAGTTGCCATCGTGCACTACTGGCTTGTCAGTATGCGCGGCGGCGAGAAGGTTCTGGAAGAAATCTGCAAGCTGTTCCCTGACGCAGATATTTTTACTCATGTCGTAGATCGCCAGAGGATTTCTGACACGATCCTGTCGCACAAGATAACCGAGACTTTCATTGGGCGCCTGCCATTCGCAAAACGGCTTTACCAGAAGTATCTTCCCTTCATGCCGCGTGCGTTAGAGTCAATTGATCTGTCGGGATATGATCTTGTGATTTCGGCAGAGGCTGGACCAGCGAAAGGTGTTATCTGCGACCCGGATGCGCTGCACGTCTGCTATTGTCATTCGCCAATGCGATACCTGTGGGATCAATATCATATCTACAAGAACCAATCAGGCATTCTTACGCGTACATTCCTAAGTCTTTTGGCACCGCGACTGCGTTTGTGGGACGCTGTGGCGGCAAATCGGGTTGACCTGTTTATCGCAAATTCCGCGTTCGTTGCGCGCCGGATCAAGAAAACGTGGCGACGCGATGCGACCGTCATCCATCCACCCGTAGATTTTCAGGCGTTTGCGAGGAATGATGATCTTGAGAGTGACGATTTCTACCTCTGTGCCGGCGAATTGGTCAGCTACAAACGGCCAGATCTTATCGTTGACGCATTCAACAAGTCCGGCCGTAGACTCGTTGTCATTGGTGAGGGTGGTGCAGAGAAAATGCTTCGCGCAAAGGCTGCATCCAATGTGACTTTTCTTGGACGCGTCGATTCACAGACGCTCAAAGACCATTACGCGCGGTGTAAGGCCCTCGTTTTTGCGGGTGTGGAGGACTTTGGTATTGTCCCGCTCGAAGTGATGTCCTCTGGGCGACCTGTCATTGCATACGCCAAAGGTGGTGCGACAGAAACGGTCATTGATGGGAAGACCGGCGTGCTGTTTGACAAACAAACGGTTGACGCAGTCAACGATGCGATTTCACGAGCCGAAACGATAGATTTTGATCCCAAAATCATCGCTGAGCACGCGAAGAGATTCGATGGTCCAATTTTTCAAAGTGCCTTGCGCAACTTCATCGAACGGGCTTGGTCCGCGCATCGCGCCAAGATCTCGCGATGA
- a CDS encoding glycosyltransferase, whose amino-acid sequence MIVTNNSCLRMLAITVRADIGGGPEHLFQLGSNFSADVDLLIACPNEPPYWDRFTSIVGPQNMTVIPHRAFSFSVLFRLARYIRARKVDVIHSHGKGAGLYGRALSLLTGAKSLHTFHGLHVGEYGPAKKWMYLTLERLMGLLTAATITVSESERRAILAHGLVTPTKLYLVQNGVVVPETLRPEVKNDILRIIAVSRFDFQKNADLLIDIAAGLKKTGKPFHLTILGQGEGYDAIATRIVQEGLTQNLTLAGPHSTPRDVFRKNHFFLSTSRWEGMPLAVLEAMSEGLCPVVTRVNGHVDLIDSGTNGLLFETAEEAVEALVSTSANERSRMGDCARQNVAENYAVSRMAAATESIAASLVSKQAVTPHA is encoded by the coding sequence ATGATAGTGACGAACAACAGTTGCCTGCGGATGCTTGCCATTACTGTGCGTGCTGATATCGGCGGCGGTCCTGAACATCTTTTTCAGCTTGGGTCAAACTTCAGTGCGGATGTCGATCTATTGATCGCCTGCCCGAACGAACCCCCTTATTGGGACCGCTTCACAAGCATTGTCGGCCCGCAAAACATGACGGTGATACCCCATCGCGCGTTCAGTTTCAGCGTCTTGTTTCGCCTCGCCCGCTATATTCGTGCGCGAAAGGTGGATGTTATTCATTCACATGGAAAGGGTGCTGGACTTTATGGCCGCGCCCTAAGCTTGCTGACTGGTGCCAAAAGCCTCCATACATTTCACGGGCTGCATGTCGGCGAATACGGGCCCGCCAAAAAGTGGATGTATCTGACACTGGAACGTCTCATGGGATTACTGACAGCGGCCACAATCACTGTATCGGAGAGTGAGCGCCGGGCGATCCTTGCCCATGGACTGGTGACGCCTACGAAATTGTATCTTGTTCAAAATGGCGTCGTCGTGCCCGAAACATTACGGCCAGAGGTGAAGAACGATATTCTGCGTATCATCGCAGTCAGCCGGTTCGACTTTCAAAAGAACGCTGACCTGCTGATCGATATCGCTGCAGGATTGAAGAAGACTGGGAAACCTTTCCACCTTACAATCCTGGGGCAAGGCGAAGGCTATGATGCAATCGCCACGCGTATCGTGCAAGAAGGATTAACCCAGAATTTGACCTTGGCAGGGCCCCACTCCACGCCCCGTGATGTCTTTCGAAAAAACCATTTCTTTCTTTCCACATCTCGTTGGGAAGGTATGCCTCTGGCCGTTCTCGAGGCGATGTCGGAAGGGCTCTGTCCTGTTGTTACGCGGGTAAACGGACATGTCGACTTGATCGATAGCGGGACGAACGGCCTTTTGTTTGAAACGGCTGAGGAAGCGGTCGAGGCACTTGTCAGCACTTCTGCGAATGAACGTAGCCGCATGGGCGATTGCGCACGCCAAAATGTTGCCGAAAATTACGCCGTCTCGCGCATGGCCGCAGCGACCGAGAGCATTGCAGCAAGCCTTGTGAGCAAACAAGCGGTCACACCTCATGCCTGA
- a CDS encoding oligosaccharide flippase family protein, protein MIKKTFQTIGIRLIGTAATFALSVFVARGLGPDGAGYFFYGLAVMVGAATLGRLGLTEVAVRFVSANTGPDNAAGAYAVTALAIVAILSIAVALFVWILGPVVMTYFNPNGAAFGLAIAQLAYAIPAVAMTVVLCGVLQGYRRPVTASFLETGFVPLLVLLGAITLKTDNLSSFIGLYVGASMLGLICATVLAMRQAGPGAMLSANKARELVHAGHPLLSVNMMGYIIRFAPLLCLGIFATPSDTGVYAIVIRLGLIFGIILQSLNNVLRPAFAVAHQTGALVDLQRQIQSGGLFLLAIGLPLIAGTMFFRQPILLLFGPEFVGGGLALVILLLGQTVNLITASSGAILAMTGNERTLRTYTFITALLCILLSVALIPPFGLIGAASATALTIALQGLLAAGGVYRKVGVWPFVSFQSIQH, encoded by the coding sequence ATGATCAAAAAGACATTTCAAACTATCGGTATAAGGCTCATCGGAACCGCCGCCACCTTCGCGCTTAGTGTGTTCGTGGCACGTGGTCTTGGCCCAGACGGTGCTGGATATTTTTTTTACGGCCTTGCGGTGATGGTTGGGGCGGCGACGCTTGGCAGACTTGGTTTGACAGAAGTCGCGGTAAGATTTGTTTCAGCGAATACAGGTCCGGATAATGCCGCAGGAGCGTATGCAGTAACGGCGCTTGCGATCGTTGCTATTCTAAGCATAGCAGTCGCGCTGTTTGTCTGGATACTTGGGCCAGTTGTGATGACCTATTTCAACCCGAACGGAGCCGCATTTGGTTTGGCCATCGCCCAGTTAGCCTACGCGATCCCCGCAGTGGCCATGACAGTCGTGCTTTGTGGGGTTCTGCAGGGGTACCGTCGCCCCGTCACCGCATCGTTTCTCGAAACAGGCTTCGTTCCGCTTCTGGTCCTTCTTGGTGCGATTACGCTGAAGACAGACAATTTGTCCTCATTCATTGGCTTATACGTTGGGGCAAGTATGCTAGGGCTTATTTGCGCTACTGTTCTTGCAATGCGGCAGGCAGGACCTGGGGCGATGTTGTCCGCGAACAAGGCACGGGAATTGGTCCACGCCGGGCATCCGCTGCTTAGCGTGAACATGATGGGGTACATCATTCGTTTCGCCCCGCTTCTTTGTCTCGGAATATTTGCGACACCTTCAGATACGGGCGTCTACGCCATTGTCATTCGTTTGGGATTGATTTTCGGGATTATTCTGCAATCCCTTAACAATGTACTAAGGCCCGCGTTTGCAGTTGCCCATCAGACCGGAGCGCTCGTGGATTTGCAGCGTCAGATTCAGTCCGGCGGACTTTTCCTTCTTGCAATTGGCCTGCCGCTGATCGCTGGCACAATGTTTTTCCGCCAACCGATCCTTTTGCTGTTTGGTCCTGAATTTGTAGGCGGAGGGTTGGCGCTTGTTATTCTTCTCCTTGGTCAGACCGTAAACCTCATCACAGCCTCATCAGGGGCGATTTTGGCGATGACCGGAAACGAACGGACGTTGCGCACATATACCTTCATCACCGCGCTCCTGTGCATTCTGCTATCCGTTGCGCTGATTCCGCCTTTCGGTCTGATCGGGGCTGCGTCGGCAACTGCGCTGACAATTGCATTGCAAGGCTTACTTGCCGCGGG